AGAGTCCCGACGAACTGCTCTGGTTCGACTGGGGCGAGATGATTCCGAACTTGAGCGAGATTTCGGAGCGAGTCAACCAAGTGATGGCCAGCTAACCCCATCGTCGTTCCGGAACCACGTGCCGCTTCGATGCGTACGAGTCGCTCACCCGCGCCAGAGTCGAATGATGGACACTGCCATTCGGTAACATGTTTTAAGTGTGGGATCAATGAATGGTTCGTATGGACTTCAGCGAACCAGCCGACGCTAGCCGCCTCAAATCGGAGCTCGACGAGTTCATCGAAACGGAGATACGGCCGCTCGAGGACGACCACGAGCGGTTTCTCGGTCCGGATGCGGAACGACACATCTTCGACGACGAGTTCAGGCAAGTTCCCGAGTACCTCGACCTGAAAGCGACGATCCGCGAGCGCGCCGCCGAGGCCGGATTCTGGGGCATGAACATGCCGGAGTCAGTCGGCGGTCGGGGAATCGGTGCGCTCACCGACGCGCTCGTCGCCGAGTACCTGGCCGACCAGCCCCCGGGTCTCCACACGTATGCGGTCCGCGGTGCCGGCGGTGGTCCGACGCCGATCTTGCTCAACTGCGACGACGAGCAGCGAGAGCGGTATCTCGAGCCGCTCATGGCCGGCGAGAAGACGACGTGTTTCGCGCTGACCGAACCCGACGCTGGCAGCGATCCGCAGTTTCTCAGGACGACAGCGGAAAGAGACGGTGACGAATGGGTGATCAACGGCGAGAAGTCGTGGATCAGCAACGCGCCCTACGCCGATTTCGCGATGGTGTTCGCGCGGACGAGCGGCGAGCCGGGGCAAATCGACGGGATATCGTGTTTCCTCGTCGATACGGACACGCCAGGGCTCTCGGTCGGCGACATCCACCGGCCGATGGGCCACGCCTGGGTCGCGCCGGCGGAACTCGAGTTCGAGGACTGTCGCGTCGGTGACGACGCTCTCCTCGGGACCGAAGGGAAGGGGTTCTACCAGGCGATGGAGTGGATCGGCAACGCGCGGCTGGGCGTCGCGGCCGGCTGCGTCGGGTCGGCCCAGTTCCTTCTCGAGAAGGCTCTCGACTACGCCGAAGAGCGCGAAACGTTCGGCAAACCGCTCGTCGAGCGACAGGGGATCTCGTTCCCGCTCGCCGAGGTCGCGATGGACGTCGAGCGGACGCGACAGCTCTACCAGTATGCTGCCTGGAAGGTCGATGAGGGTCATAACGCGCGCAAGGAGACGGCGATGGCGAAACTCGCCGCTGCGAAGTTGGAAAACAAAGCGGCAGACGTCGCGATGCAGATTCACGGCGCGAAGGGATACTCGCGGCGGGAGCCGATCGAAGACCGGTATCGAACCGCTCGCGGGAAACGACTCACGGAGGGATCGGACGAGATGCAAAAGCAAACGATCGTTCGCGAACTACGGAACTGATCCGTCTCGGAGCCGAGTTGCAGGGAATCGACGGCGTCCGATCAATTAGCCCCATCGATGATGCGCAGCGCCTGTCGCGCCAGTTCCGGAACGCGCTCTTCCATGATCGGATAGTGGTCGTTGTCGGCGTTCCCCTCGAGGTG
This sequence is a window from Natrinema amylolyticum. Protein-coding genes within it:
- a CDS encoding acyl-CoA dehydrogenase family protein; the protein is MDFSEPADASRLKSELDEFIETEIRPLEDDHERFLGPDAERHIFDDEFRQVPEYLDLKATIRERAAEAGFWGMNMPESVGGRGIGALTDALVAEYLADQPPGLHTYAVRGAGGGPTPILLNCDDEQRERYLEPLMAGEKTTCFALTEPDAGSDPQFLRTTAERDGDEWVINGEKSWISNAPYADFAMVFARTSGEPGQIDGISCFLVDTDTPGLSVGDIHRPMGHAWVAPAELEFEDCRVGDDALLGTEGKGFYQAMEWIGNARLGVAAGCVGSAQFLLEKALDYAEERETFGKPLVERQGISFPLAEVAMDVERTRQLYQYAAWKVDEGHNARKETAMAKLAAAKLENKAADVAMQIHGAKGYSRREPIEDRYRTARGKRLTEGSDEMQKQTIVRELRN